The DNA sequence TACAGTTTGTCCATTCCAGTCCTTATTATGCTCAGTCTaacggtcaagcggaggccagcaacaaaatcatcatcactttGCTGAAGAAAATGTTGGAAGCTAATCCGCGACAATGGCATGAGACCCTTTATAAGACTCTTTGGGCCTACCGCACATCGAAGAGAAATCCTATCGCGACTACACCttatgctttgatgtttggcCATGACGCAGTCCTACCTTTGGAAGTCAACGTCCAATCATTACGAGTCCAAGAGCAACATCATCTCATTGGAGAAGACTACGTTCAGGCTATGTGGCAggaacatgaagaccttagcGAAAAGCGCTTGGAGGCTTTAGATAGTTTGGTCATGGAAAAGCAACGAGTCGCTCGAGCCTATGACAAGCGAACAAGGGGAAGGAATTACAGTGAAGGagagttggtttggaaagcagttcTCCCGCTTGGCGAAAAATTAGATGGTCGAGGAAAATGGACTCCAAGATGGGAAGGCCCATACATCATTCATAAAATCTTAGGGAAAGGagcttttcatctcaaggacCTGGATGGAGATGTCCATCATAACCCTATCAATGGGAGATACTTGAAGAAATACTTTCTCAATGTCTGGGACTCAGAGGAGTCGTAGACAGTTTATTCGCATAAGACATGGGGGACAATTCTAGTGTTCCTACTCTTGCaaagcccattcatgaaggcctgtttttgaggcccataatcatttcttcgCTATGCCTAGCAACACTAGGGGGCAACACTATACAATACTAAGGCCATttagcaacaaaaaaaaaaaaagtcataaatACAACTCTTCGGGGGCAATTCTAAGTGTCCCTACACTCGCGAAGCTACTAAGCCGAGTCAGCGGCTCCGGAAAGTTTTTCTAGCTTTGCCCTCGCAGGAAAGGCTGAGCTTAAGGGAAATGTAAGAGCCACCACCGTGACCACCACCTccatcggaagtagtcttcatgttgccaagaTGTCCTCACTTGCATGGgaaatagtggaagggttttaatctcctggtgatcgTCCCCTCGTTGTTCCATTATGGATCCACCAACACCAGCAGAACTAGTTGAcccaaaattgagattattggaTCCACCAACAAGCTCTGATCTTTGCTTGGGCACTTGAACATCCGAAGTAAGCTTATTGTTCTTCAGCTTCTCCCGAGCCCTTTGATTCTGGAACCAATAAAAGACGTTCTTGTTCTCGATCTCTCCGTACCATTTTAGCTGGAGAGTGATCCTCTGAACCTGCTCTACAGTGGGGACTTAACTCCCTTGTCATCGTaaagctccttgaggattcttatctgatctCTAGTAGGAAGCCACCTGGTATTACTCTGCTTGCAATGCATGTTAGGACTACTCTCGGctgctttgttgcttcctccatcctcggttggatgccggttttgtggttccattgatgatggattgagagaatgtgagaatggaagattgatgatgataagtaattaagaaagattgttgttgatgaaacgattttgggattggaaatttgggtttataatGTGGAGGGAGATATAGGCATGCAAAtgtccacccttggatggacgGTCAAAGAGAAGAGTCAAATGTCAGTAAAGTGTGATTAAAGTTCCCTAAATttcggaaaagaaggaattattgGCGCATGAGAGaaccgaacggttttcgaggatgtaactattccattttcaatattatcttctcacggTGGAGTTTTCAATAGCTAATTAATGCGAATTGAGTTGGGGCCAGTaagtggatccaaaagataaatattttctcaaaaccctcgTCGCGAGGCTCGATTTGACGCAGAACATATTTTAAAAGTTCTTATTTTTCAATA is a window from the Rosa chinensis cultivar Old Blush chromosome 2, RchiOBHm-V2, whole genome shotgun sequence genome containing:
- the LOC121051267 gene encoding uncharacterized protein LOC121051267; amino-acid sequence: MLEANPRQWHETLYKTLWAYRTSKRNPIATTPYALMFGHDAVLPLEVNVQSLRVQEQHHLIGEDYVQAMWQEHEDLSEKRLEALDSLVMEKQRVARAYDKRTRGRNYSEGELVWKAVLPLGEKLDGRGKWTPRWEGPYIIHKILGKGAFHLKDLDGDVHHNPINGRYLKKYFLNVWDSEES